In a genomic window of Drosophila takahashii strain IR98-3 E-12201 chromosome 3L, DtakHiC1v2, whole genome shotgun sequence:
- the LOC108059077 gene encoding salivary glue protein Sgs-7-like, which translates to MKLIAVAIIACILLIGFTDLALGSNCGCEPCGPGGKACKGCPERVQLCQDLLNLVKNLQQRVRQCVCGEPTWML; encoded by the exons ATGAAACTGATCGCTGTTGCCATTATTG CTTGCATCCTGCTCATTGGATTCACGGATCTCGCCTTAGGTAGCAATTGTGGATGCGAGCCTTGTGGTCCTGGCGGCAAAGCTTGCAAGGGCTGTCCTGAAAGGGTTCAACTCTGCCAGGACCTCCTTAACCTTGTGAAGAATCTCCAGCAGAGGGTCCGCCAGTGCGTCTGCGGAGAGCCGACATGGATGTTGTAG
- the LOC123003440 gene encoding protein new-glue 3-like: MKFLFVVALIALAIQLACSATGTTSTTTAATTTTTTTTAASTTSTTASSTHKKLCWRGNNWCHTRIPKKKCKNPKRCHKTVVIVTHRKN; the protein is encoded by the coding sequence ATGAAGTTCCTCTTTGTGGTTGCTCTGATCGCCTTGGCCATTCAGTTGGCCTGTTCTGCAACTGGCACAACTTCAACTACAACGGCTGCTACGACTACAACAACGACAACCACTGCGGCATCAACCACCTCAACAACCGCCTCTTCCACCCACAAGAAGCTCTGTTGGAGGGGCAACAACTGGTGCCACACCCGCATCCCCAAGAAGAAGTGCAAGAACCCAAAGAGGTGCCACAAGACCGTTGTGATCGTGACCCACAGAAAGAATTAA
- the LOC108059076 gene encoding salivary glue protein Sgs-7-like, with the protein MKVIAVAIIACILLIGFTDLALGCNCGCEPCGPGGKACKGCPERVALCQDLINLVKNLQQRVRQCVCGEPTWML; encoded by the exons ATGAAAGTAATCGCTGTTGCCATTATTG CCTGCATCCTGCTCATTGGATTCACGGATCTAGCCTTGGGATGCAATTGTGGATGCGAACCTTGTGGTCCTGGCGGCAAAGCTTGCAAGGGTTGTCCTGAAAGGGTTGCTCTCTGCCAGGACCTCATCAACCTTGTGAAGAACCTCCAGCAGAGGGTCCGCCAGTGCGTCTGCGGAGAGCCGACTTGGATGTTGTAG
- the LOC123003441 gene encoding uncharacterized protein encodes MKFLFVVGFIAFAIQLAYSETDETSTTATTTTTTTTAATTKATTTASPSHNKRCWKGNNFCRTHMSKKRCKNPKRCHKTVVIVTHRKH; translated from the coding sequence ATGAAGTTTCTCTTTGTTGTCGGTTTTATTGCCTTCGCCATTCAATTGGCCTATTCTGAAACCGATGAAACAAGTACAACGGCTActacaacaaccacaacaaccACTGCGGCAACCACTAAGGCAACAACCACCGCCTCTCCCTCCCACAATAAGCGTTGTTGGAAGGGCAACAACTTTTGCCGCACCCACATGTCGAAGAAGAGATGCAAGAACCCAAAGAGGTGCCACAAGACCGTTGTGATCGTGACCCATAGAAAACATTAA
- the LOC123003465 gene encoding uncharacterized protein: protein MKFLFVVALIALAIQLAYSASGTTTTTTAATTTTTTTTAASTTSTTASSTHKKLCWRGNNWCHTRIPKKKCKNPKRCHKTVVIVTHKRG from the coding sequence ATGAAGTTCCTCTTTGTGGTTGCTCTGATCGCCTTGGCCATTCAGTTGGCCTATTCTGCATCtggcacaacaacaacaacaacggctgCTACGACTACAACAACGACAACCACTGCGGCATCAACCACCTCAACAACCGCCTCTTCCACCCACAAGAAGCTCTGTTGGAGGGGCAACAACTGGTGCCACACCCGCATCCCCAAAAAGAAGTGCAAGAACCCGAAGAGGTGCCACAAGACCGTTGTGATCGTGACCCACAAGCGCGGATGA